The bacterium nucleotide sequence ATAAAGCAGATGAATAAAACAAGGATAAGAAAGGAGGTTTTATGGTCTTTTTGAGTCTTATCCTTTCGATGGTGTCTTTAGAGTTCCCAATAACAACAGCCCCAGGAGACCAGCGCTACCCCGACGTGTGCTGGGACGGTTCTAAGTTCTGGGTGGTGTGGACTGACAATAGGAATGATTCCGGTAAAATATACGCAACGAAGGTTGACGAGAACGGCAGTGTTGAATCCCCGATTCTTGTCCACTCTTTCGACAGTGAGGTATGGGACCCATCCATTGCCTGTTCACCAGATACGTTTCTTTTAACCTTTTCACTGCCTGTTCCTGATTCGGTGACTGAGTTTTACCTTCGTTACAGTCTTCTGGACACTTCAGCAACGCCTTATCCAGGTTCAGGAGGCGGAGTTGGAATATTTGCAGCAGGCCCGATTATTCCGCTACGATGCAAGGAGCATTTTGCTCTACTTTATACGTATGGCTTTCCCGCTCAGTTCGAATACCCAACCTGTGGCGCTGTGTCGTTGCTCAACGGGAATGAACCTGTAGATATACTTGAAGTACCGGGGCCTAAAGGACAATTCTGCTATGTTGATGGCGGCGTTTGGAATGGGGAACATCTCTTCTGTGTAACATCTTCAGGATGTATATACCTTGAGGATACTCTTGAACAGTCTCCTAATCAGGGCGGTTACTTTTACCCGAGAGATCCCTGGGAAATGGATTGGGATAGTCTCTGGTTTTACAATGGAGTAACACTCGCCGCAGCCAGCGATAAAATCGGCATGCTGTATTCAAAGTACGGTAATCCATGGTTTGACCTCGTAGACGGAAACGGAAGTCTAATAAATCCTGAACCACTCTTTATCGATTCGACTCAAAATTATTGGCAATCAAGTCTCGCATTCGGTAAAGGCAGTTTTCTTGCCGTATCTGAAGTAGGTAAATATCACGGCCCCTATACACTTTGGGGTACCGAGATAGATACCAGTGTAACCCTGATTGACGAAGGCTACCTTGTAGGCGGACCCAAGGAGGAAAGGTATCCCGACATCTGCTTCGGCAAGGAGCATTTTCTTTTGGTCTGGTGCGACAACCGCTCGGGCGACTGGGACATTTATGGAAGGATACTCGATTCACTGCCCTACTCGGGCGTGAGCGAATCCTCCCCTTCCCCTCTCCCCAAGGATATTCAGGCGATTGAGGTCGATAAGACCTTCTTCAAGGACGAATTGCGCATAAGGCTCGAAAACGCTGTCGATGCAGGGCAAATCATAATCATACGGGACGTTGCTGGCAGAACCGTGCGAATGCTTGAGGTTCAAGGCCCTGAAGCGGTATGGGACGGATGCGGCCGGGACGGAGCACTCCTGAATAAAGGGGTTTACTTCGTGTCTGCAGGAGGCAGAAGCAGTGCAAGACCGGTTAAAGTTGTAAAATTATGATTTTAGGGTTTCTTCTACGATTTTTCCAAATTACGTATTTCTCAGTAAGCGTTCTAAATTGGAGTGAATAAGAGCTTTTGCACTTGACAAACTTTTATCTCGCTCTATAATTCGCTTATATGCGCAAATCAAAGGAGGTGCAGATGCACAAGCGACTCCTGACACTTGGGTTTCTGGTAGTCGTTGGTTTAGGTCTGCTCGCCGGATGCGGAGCATCCAAGGCTTTGATAGCTCAAATGGAAGCAGCGTGTCAAGCCGCGGACGATGCAGAGGCCAGACTTGCCAATCTTGAGTCTCAACTGAAGACTCTACAATCGGATAAGACAGCAAAAGAAGCGCGCGTCCAGGAACTCGAACAACAAATCTCAGAGCTTGAGAATGCCAAGCCTTCACGTGATGGAAATCTCAAGCCCGGGACTTCAAGGTAGGAGGATTTATGGCTAAAAAATTATTCCTTCTACTGGCCGTGGGTCTCATTGCGTTCGCCGGCGTAGGCTACGCCAAAAAGATCTCGAAAAAGGAAGCCGAAGCTCAAATGGCGGCATGCAACACTCGCAAGACGAGTGCCGAAGACGCTATCAACGGCATGGAACCTAAGGCAAACGGCCTTAAGAGCGAAATTTCCGCTCTCGATGCCAAGATAGCCGAACTTGAAGCAAGACTTGCCGAGCTTCAAAAGCAGCCTAAATATTGGGGACGTTACACCGTTAAATCGGGCGACTATCTTTACAAGATAGCCGACGACCCCTTTGTTTACCACGACGGATCCAAGTGGCCTATGATTTACGAGGCGAACAACGATATCATCAAGGACCCGAATCTGATCTATCCGGGCTGGGTGCTCTTTATCCCCGGTCTTAACGAATGGAAGGTCATATCGGGCGACTGCCTCTGGAAGATAGCGAATTCGGTGGCCGTCTATGGAAATGCATCCAAGTGGCCGCAGATTTACGAGGCAAACAAGGATCAGATCAGAGATCCAGATCTGATTTATCCCAATCAGGTTTTCAAAATTCCGCGCTAATAGCGCAATGATTTCTGAGGGGAAGACTTTCCAGTCTTCCCCTCTTATCATGTTGTCTTCTTCAAATGGCTAGACGTATTGTAAAAATCAAGGATATAGACCCTATGCTACTTTCAGGGGTAGGGGATGAGAACCTGCGAGTGTTGAGACAGCACTTCGACGCGCAAATTATCGCGCGCGGCAATAAGCTGACTCTGGAGGGGCCTGATGAAGAAGTGGATAAAGTCGCTAACATCATTGAGAAGCTCTCGGAAACCATTAGCTCAGGGAAGCTCATTAATCCAGAAATAGTCGTTGCCGAGATTGAAGGGGTTAGGGGGATACGTGAAAGAAAAGATTCGGAAAACGGCATTATTTATACGCCCCGGAAAATCATTAAACCGCAGTCGGAGCATCAGGAAAAGTATATTAAAAGCATTGAGGAAAACTCCGTCACCTTTGGCATAGGTCCGGCGGGAACCGGTAAAACCTATCTTGCGGTTGCAAAAGCAGTTGAAGCGCTGGCAAATGATAGAATCGA carries:
- a CDS encoding LysM peptidoglycan-binding domain-containing protein, whose product is MIYEANNDIIKDPNLIYPGWVLFIPGLNEWKVISGDCLWKIANSVAVYGNASKWPQIYEANKDQIRDPDLIYPNQVFKIPR